The window GTGCGTAGTTTTGCGAAACGATCTCGGCAGTGACTTGCATACCGTAACTAGTTTCTCCATCTCCTAAACCATCTTCGAGAGTATCACGAACTTCTACTCCTTCTGGCAGTATAGATTCCGCTAATGCTTTTTTTAATTTGTCAAGGCTAGCGGTTTTCTTGTTTATCCGTGCATTCTTTACTACGAATGGCATTGAGGTTTGAGACTCTTCTCCAATAGCAAGAAAGAGTTCTCCTTCTCCAAGTAGAATGCGACGGGCAGATTCTACAACAGATTCCATACCGGATACGCAGTTGTTAGCCACTGTTAAGCAAGGAATTTCATTTGGAAGTCCTATCAGGTTTGCAATTACGCGTGCTGAATTAGGTGCATTGGCAAAACCTTCTCCAACGACAACGCCGTCAATTTTGTTTAATGGCAGCTTGGTTTTAGAAATAATATCTTCTGCCACAATTTTTCCTAAATGATGCGCTGAGTATTTAGAAAGGGACTTTCCGATTTGCGCAAACGGAATTCTTCTGGGACTACAAAGTGCTATTTGTTTAGGTGATTTCATATAAATCCTCGATTAGACTAATTGGTCTAAGACTATCGTAAAATATTAGACTAATTTGTCTAATATTTTTTTTAAAGACAAATTTCGCCCTATTTTTAAACTAGGAATTTCCAATTAGGAAATTCCTTATGGCAAAGAAAACTATTTCCAAAGATGAGAATCCAAAAGAGCGCATTTTAGATACTGCTTCTAAATTATTTTATTTGCAGGGTTATAGTAATACTGGCATCAATCAAATTCTAGAAGAATCCAAAACTTTCAAACTAAGCTTTTATAATTACTTTACTTCCAAAGAAAATCTGGGAATCGAATATATCAAAATTCGAGAAACTGAATTTTTAGCATTCATGGATAGACTTATGAAAAGTCATCCCACCTATGAATCCTTTGTTCGAACCTGGATTCGTTTCTTACGCGCCGAAATTAAAAATCAAAAATATCATGGCTGCCCTTTTATCAATATTACCCTACAAACTTTTGGCAAAGAAGAAGTCTTTAAACCTCATATCAAATCTATGATTGGTAAATGGAAAAAGTCGATTACTAATTTTTTAATTCGCTCTCAAACTGCTACGAAGCCGAAAGCCGAAAAAATGGCTGTCCTTATCATTCAAATCTTCGAAGGCTCTGTCCAACTCTATATGGCTACGGATAATATCGATTATATCCATGACTTAGAAGAAAATCTCGTATCTCTGGGTGAGAAATAAAATGGTCAATACAGTCACCTCGAACAGCTTTATCGTTCCCCCCCTTCGCTCCAAGTATTCCCGACCAATGCCTGCGCAAGGTCTATCTAGCTTAAAACTATTGTTCGATTGCCAGATAGATTTCTCACGCCGCCCCATTTGCTTAGTCGCAAATCCATCCGTCAAGCAGTGTTCGAAATGACCGGAGTAGGTATGCGCTATTTTAAATTCTTATTTCTATTCTTACTACTTTCTTTTTCCAATTGCGCTTCCTTTCAAAACTATTTATCCAATAGAGCATTAGATTTTAAAGATATACTAACGTTAGGCGGTGAAGTAAATATATATGGCGGCAGCTTTTGGTTATGGTGTTTTGGGGGTGGGGCACAAATTGGTCAATTTGGAGATGGCTATGGAATGCGAAATGGTTACGTTGGTTACTATCGCACGGGAGGGCGTGAAAAATTAGGCGATTTAAAAATGGGCAATTCATTCTTTTTAATGAATAGCCAGGAGCACCTCCCAGAAGCTTATCATACTAAGCGATCAATGAATAAAGTTTATACACATGCTAATTTTTTATTTCTTCTCCCTGCCAATTTACAAGGTCGTCGAGGTAATCCGCCAACTTATAGATTACCTATGTTATGTAAGGCACCACTTACTATTGAAGCCTCTTACGGATTTGGGATTGGGGGAAGAATTGGGTTTAATATTGCTGAATTTTTTGACTTCCTTTTAGGATTTACAACTTTTGATATAATGGAAGATGATGAACCGTTGAAGCTAGAAGTAGAGACAGAGGGGGAAGAAGAATGAATGAATTTTGGCAAGTCAATGCAAAGAGTTTGAACAAAGAAAAGCTTTACAGAATTGATTGTAAGAGAAGTATTAATCTCAGGTTCTATTTTTGTCAAGGTGATGCAGTATGTATGAGATAAATGATCTATTGGAAGCAAAATTATACGATTCAAAAGAAGAACTCTTGAACGATGCAATTCGACACTTATTTATTTACAAACCAGATTTAAAATTACGACTTGCCATCTACAAATATAAATCTGGGAAAATTAGTCTAGCTAAAGCTGCTATACTTGCTGGATTTACTTGGATGGAAATGAAAGAGGTATTACTCGAAAAAGGAATCCAACCATTACTTGGTCCGGAATCAATTGAGGATATAAAGCTAGAAGTAGAAAATCTAAATACTTTTTTTGAATCCAAGCCTTGAAAGTTATTTCCAATACAACTGTAATTTCTAATTTCTCTGAAATCAATCGCATCGATTTATTAGAAAAACTCTTTGAAGATGTTTATATTACCTCTTCGGTTTACGAAGAAATAATAGCAGGTATTGAAACTGGTTATGACTTTTATAAAACTTTATTGGTTCACATTCCAACTCAATCAAAGAAGGGCTTTATTCATTTAATTGAGCTCAGCGATGATGAACTCTTGAAATTAGTCGAATTGCCGACCTCTTTGCATAAAGGAGAATGTAGTTCCATAATCATAGCGCAAAATAGGCAGTATCTATTCCTAACTGATGATCGGTTGGCAAGAAACTATTGCAAAAAAAATAACATAAATTTTTCAGGGACTATCGGCTGTTTAATATTATCCATTCAAAAGAAAATTATCGACTTAACGACTGCAAATGAAATTCTAAATAAGATGATTCAGAATGGATTTTATTCTCCTGTTCGAAAACTCGATGATTTTATCTGAGAGCCTAATCAATAAAATGAAGGAGACTGAAGATGAATGAATTTTGGCAAGTCAATGCAAAGAAGTCAGTGGCTGTGGTTTGTATTTTACTTTTTAATTTTGTGTTCTTTCATTTTTTTAAGTATAACAACCATTTACCGGATCCAAGTTTTAAAAGAACTAAGAATGCAATCTGGCTAGGACATAAATGGGTGGGAGAACGGTTAGAAGATTCAGACTATTCTTTATTATGCGCTAAACTAAGGACTGGAAGGATGACGGATGTATTTGCCCATGTAGGTCCCTTAGATGAACAGGGAAATATTGAATACAAGAAATACCATTATGCAAAAGAATTTCTAGTGCAAGTAAAAGCCTGTGATCCTGAAATTCATATCCAAGCCTGGATTGGACAAGTAGAATTAAAAGGAGGCGGGGTATTAGATATTAGCCAGACAGCAATACGAACCTCTATCATCGAGACTGCTGATATTTTATTACAACTTGGATTTGATGGAATTCATTATAATATAGAGCCTATTTTTTCAGGAGATGAGGCTATTCTTGATTTGCTGCAAAAGACTCATTTAATCACAAAAGCAAATGGAAAAATTCTATCTATCGCAAGTGATGAGATTGAACCATTTCCCTTTGCGGATAAACTAATTAGGATATTTGCTAGACGGGCAGGATTTTGGACTAAGGACTATTATCTGCAAGTCGCAAATCATGTAGATCAGATTGCAGTGATGATGTATGATACAGCTATTCCTTTTGCCTGGTTCTATGGTTATGTAGTGAAGTGGCAAGTAGAAAAAATAACAACACTCCTCGACGGCAAAGTATTGTTATTCTTTGGTGTTCCCACTTACGAAGAAGAGCGTTGGAGCTTTCATGCAAATGCAGAGAATATGTTTTCAGGAATAAGAGGAATTTCTATGGGGATTGAAGAAATTCCTCTCAATATTTTGCAAGATAAATTTGGTATAGCCATTTATTCAGAATGGACTACTGATGATGCAGAATGGAAAACTTTTAAGACAGACTGGTTACTTAGCTATTAGCCGAATTGAACAATCTTTTAACTATTTATTATCCTCAGCGGTTAATACACGAAAGCCGCTATCCATGAAAGTTGGAATCGATTTGTCTACCTTGTTCATCTCTTCCTCGGTCAGATTGAGCATAGAGAAATGTAATTTTAAAACTACATCGTCTAGTCTTTGTCTGACACTCCAATAATTATCACTCTTCACCTTTACTCCCTTTGCATCTACTTCAATAAAATAAGCTAAGATTTTACTCACTGAATTCGCGATTAACCGCGTGCCTTGTAGTTTAATTCCAATTCTTGATTCTATTCGGTTCTTTAATTCATTCAGGAACTTCTCTTGGTCTATCTTATTACTACTTCATTCCGTTGTGATTGATGCAATTAAATTCTTACTGTGAGAGTTTAATTGAATAATGGAATTATCCGTATACTTCACAATCCAATCCTCCGAATAGGGGAGAACAAAGATAAACCGCTCTCTATTTCCCGAAACAGAAATAATACCTTTGTCCTTATCGGATTGAATTGAAATATCAGAATCTTTTACATTTTCTCCTGTGAAAGATTCAACTTGTTTTACAAGTTTGTATTCATTGTTTCTGCTATCAAAGGAACAATGAATATAAAAGGAAAATAATATGTAGAGAAAGAAGATTCTAGTGGTCATTGCCGCTATTTTACTTAATACCAATTTCATTTAAGAACCCAATGATTTCAGTGTGAAGCAAAGGAGTATTCTCCGGTGCGCGAATATCTCCCGCCATCACATGATCTTTTACCTGGCTAAGATTACGTAACTTTTTTTGCTTAGAGCCGAGCAATGCAAACTTCTTAACAATTTCATCTGGATCGATTACCTTATCTTGCTCGGTATATAAATAAAGAGAAGGGACAGTTATTTTTTCTAACGGTATATCCTGGACATACTCAATTAGAGTCATTAAAGGAGTTAATGCTTCCCAACGATAACGATGTGTCCAATACTTTGCTACCTTCTCATTATGTGGCTCCCAATATCTTTCTTTTCCATATACTAATTTTGCAAAACCAACTCCAGCAGGATAAAGAAACATCTTTGTCATTTTGCTATTTGTATAAAAGTTTGGTGAAATAAAAATAAGTGCAGTAATGTCTTTTTGGTATTGTTCTTTACTTGCTAACCAAACGGCTAAGGTGCAACCAGTAGAAGAGCCAATGATGATTACTTTTTTTCCGATCTTCTTTCCTATTTCTAATGCTTCTACTGTATCGCTTAACCAGTCGTTTGCGCTAGCTTGCGAAAATGCATCTAGTGTTTGTGCGTGACCAGTTAGTCTTGTATAAAATATATTTGCTTTTAAGTCCTTTGCTACTAAGTCGGGAAGAGGAAGCATCTCAGGTCTAGATGCACTGTATCCGTGGAGGTAGACAACAGAGTATTCTGTTTGCTCTTGTTTGCCATTAGCCCAAAAGATTTTTTTCTCTGCTCCATCGACTACGTTTCCTAATTTGGATTCTGAGTTTGCAAGATAAGAATCCAATTCATTGACGGATGCGGTAATGGAAACTGGATTTACTTTTTCTTCCAGTCTATAGCGGGTAATGGGTAACGAGATAACGAAAACGCCTACTAGAGAAGCGATTGTTAGAAGTATCTTTTTTTTCATGTAAAGTCCTTGTAGAGTAAACTTGGTTGTATGCCACTATTCGCTTGGTATTTTCCTGATTTGTATTCGGTGATTTCTCCTTCTACTGTATGATAGAAGATTTGACAGATTTGCACATTGGGATAAATGACTAGCGGATGAATCACAGAAATTTCTAGAGTCCAAAATCCTTTGAAGCCAACATCCCCAAATCCAGCCGTAACATGCACATACATTCCAAGACGACCAATGGAAGATCTACCTTCTAACATTGGAACAAGATTAAATGTTTCTGTATACTCCAATGTTCTACCTAGGTAAAGAATTCCCGGTTTAAGCAAGTATCCTTCTTCTGGAATGATAATTTTTTCTGAGGGATTTGGTTTTTTCATGTCTAGCGGCATATTGGTATATACCAGTAGCTCATTGTGAAGACGGAGGTTGTAAGAATTGGGGTTTAGAAGATTTTCATCGTATGGTTTAATGTTTATATCTGTTCCAAGTTTTTTAGCGATTTCTTTTCCTGTGAGTATCAATTTATTCTCCAATAAAATTAGGTTTTCTTTTTTCTTTGAAAGCGGCGAGCGCCTCATTTCTATCTTTTGTTTTTAGGGTTTGTAAATAACAGGCTCTTTCTATATCCAGTGCTAGATTTAAGTCTTGACCATTTCCATTTTTGATTGCCTTCTTTGCCATTCGCACAGCTACAGGAGCAGACGAAGCAATTTCTTCTGCAAGGGAAGATTTCAAAGAACTAATTTCCGCTCTATTCGATATAGAATTTACAATTCCATATTGAAGAGCTTTTTCTGCATCTATTCTACGAGCCGTAAATACCAATTCCATTGAGCGGCTAACTCCAATTAAACGAGAAAGCCGTTGTGTTCCGCCTGCACCCGGAATAATACCAAGCTTTGTTTCTGTAAGACCAATCTTTGCTTCCTTCGCCATTATCCGTAAATCACAAGAGAGAGCAATTTCTAGTCCTCCCCCGTAAGCGTCTCCGTTTAGAATCGTGATAGTAGGAAAGGGCAAGTTTTCCAAGAAAGTGCAAGTATATCTGAATTGATCTAGAAAATGAATGACGTCTCTTTCTGTCATGCTTGCTCTCTCTTTTAAATCAGCCCCTGCACAAAAAACTTTCTCTCCTGCTCCTTCTAAAAATAGGGCTCGTATAGAAGCGTTAGTCGAAATCTCTTGGAGATGTTTTAAGAAAGAAGAAAGCAATTCTCGACTTACCGCATTACTCGATTCAGGTCGATTGAGGGTAATAGTCGCTATATGGTTTTCGATTGTTAATAGTGTTGTCATTGAAATTAATTTAAGTAAGTAAAACTCGATAAATTTTGGCAAGAGAAAAAGATTTTTAATTACTCACCTTACATTATCATTTCTTCACAAAAGAAATGATTGAGTTTAGGTGAGTGACCAGCGTGCCCAGCGCTGAGAATGGGGGTTACACCTAACGGTGGGTTCGCTGCCGCGGGCTATTGATTATTAGGTTTATCTAATAATCTTCGTTTCATTAAAACATCCATTATTCTATTCGTTCGCGTAAGGTAAGTTAATCCTTCTCTAATAGAAGCAGGGTTTCGAAATAGGGGGTGCGTGGAAAAAAGTCGGCGAGGGTTGCTTTCTTTAATGTATAGCTAGGTAAAAACTTTTTTAGGTCTTGGATTAGGCTTATATAATTACAGCTTGAATAGAGAATGAATTGGGGTTTGTGAATTTGTATCTGTTCAAGAATTAAATTTCCAAGTCCATTGCGGGGCGGATTTAGAATCCAAATGGGTCGGCTTAAATGCTTTGTTGAAATTTTTTCCTGGTATAGATTTCGCGTAAAGAATTCGAGGTTAGTGGCGAGATTCTTTTTTGCATTTTCCTTTGCATACAAAACAGCATTGGATTCTAGTTCATATCCAATGAGAGTCTTGCATTTAGAAGAGAGAAATATACTAATTAGCCCCGAACCACAAAAAAATTCCAGTATATCTAGATTATCCGCAGGTAAGAACTCAATGATTTCCTTGAGCCAGCCTTCTATCAAGTAGCGGTTAATCTGAAAAAATCCATCAGCAGGAACTTGAATCTTTTTGTTATCTATCGTAAATACAGAATCCATTTTCCCATAATCAAATACTTTGTCGGTAAATCGTAATTTGCCCTCTTTCTCTGAATTCGGCTTATACTCTTTGATAGATTCATTTAATTTATCCGGTAAATTTAAACAACCCGTTTGCGGAAATTCTACTAGATCGTTGGAGCCATTTTTAAAAAAACCTTTCTTTTGGTTTTGAATTTTAAACTGAACATTATTGCGATACTTTACTTCGCTTCCCTGAATGACTGAGAGTGCAGAATGAGTAATAGGTGTTTGCGGAAACTTATGATTAAACTCATTTAAGAAAAGATTCTTCTTAATGTCGATTTCTTTTGCGTAAGGAATATGGCGAAATGTGCATCCACCGCATAAT is drawn from Leptospiraceae bacterium and contains these coding sequences:
- a CDS encoding TetR/AcrR family transcriptional regulator, with translation MAKKTISKDENPKERILDTASKLFYLQGYSNTGINQILEESKTFKLSFYNYFTSKENLGIEYIKIRETEFLAFMDRLMKSHPTYESFVRTWIRFLRAEIKNQKYHGCPFINITLQTFGKEEVFKPHIKSMIGKWKKSITNFLIRSQTATKPKAEKMAVLIIQIFEGSVQLYMATDNIDYIHDLEENLVSLGEK
- a CDS encoding UPF0175 family protein — protein: MYEINDLLEAKLYDSKEELLNDAIRHLFIYKPDLKLRLAIYKYKSGKISLAKAAILAGFTWMEMKEVLLEKGIQPLLGPESIEDIKLEVENLNTFFESKP
- a CDS encoding DUF3368 domain-containing protein — protein: MKVISNTTVISNFSEINRIDLLEKLFEDVYITSSVYEEIIAGIETGYDFYKTLLVHIPTQSKKGFIHLIELSDDELLKLVELPTSLHKGECSSIIIAQNRQYLFLTDDRLARNYCKKNNINFSGTIGCLILSIQKKIIDLTTANEILNKMIQNGFYSPVRKLDDFI
- a CDS encoding alpha/beta hydrolase, with the protein product MKKKILLTIASLVGVFVISLPITRYRLEEKVNPVSITASVNELDSYLANSESKLGNVVDGAEKKIFWANGKQEQTEYSVVYLHGYSASRPEMLPLPDLVAKDLKANIFYTRLTGHAQTLDAFSQASANDWLSDTVEALEIGKKIGKKVIIIGSSTGCTLAVWLASKEQYQKDITALIFISPNFYTNSKMTKMFLYPAGVGFAKLVYGKERYWEPHNEKVAKYWTHRYRWEALTPLMTLIEYVQDIPLEKITVPSLYLYTEQDKVIDPDEIVKKFALLGSKQKKLRNLSQVKDHVMAGDIRAPENTPLLHTEIIGFLNEIGIK
- a CDS encoding dCTP deaminase; translation: MILTGKEIAKKLGTDINIKPYDENLLNPNSYNLRLHNELLVYTNMPLDMKKPNPSEKIIIPEEGYLLKPGILYLGRTLEYTETFNLVPMLEGRSSIGRLGMYVHVTAGFGDVGFKGFWTLEISVIHPLVIYPNVQICQIFYHTVEGEITEYKSGKYQANSGIQPSLLYKDFT
- a CDS encoding enoyl-CoA hydratase/isomerase family protein, with product MTTLLTIENHIATITLNRPESSNAVSRELLSSFLKHLQEISTNASIRALFLEGAGEKVFCAGADLKERASMTERDVIHFLDQFRYTCTFLENLPFPTITILNGDAYGGGLEIALSCDLRIMAKEAKIGLTETKLGIIPGAGGTQRLSRLIGVSRSMELVFTARRIDAEKALQYGIVNSISNRAEISSLKSSLAEEIASSAPVAVRMAKKAIKNGNGQDLNLALDIERACYLQTLKTKDRNEALAAFKEKRKPNFIGE
- a CDS encoding class I SAM-dependent RNA methyltransferase; the protein is MKVTLRAEKWVNNGFCLGYLNEETYFIAGAIPGELVECEAVSITKKFKQVKVISVLEPSSDRVSSDCDKFLLCGGCTFRHIPYAKEIDIKKNLFLNEFNHKFPQTPITHSALSVIQGSEVKYRNNVQFKIQNQKKGFFKNGSNDLVEFPQTGCLNLPDKLNESIKEYKPNSEKEGKLRFTDKVFDYGKMDSVFTIDNKKIQVPADGFFQINRYLIEGWLKEIIEFLPADNLDILEFFCGSGLISIFLSSKCKTLIGYELESNAVLYAKENAKKNLATNLEFFTRNLYQEKISTKHLSRPIWILNPPRNGLGNLILEQIQIHKPQFILYSSCNYISLIQDLKKFLPSYTLKKATLADFFPRTPYFETLLLLEKD